A genomic region of Rhodanobacter sp. contains the following coding sequences:
- a CDS encoding DUF1800 domain-containing protein: MVTGAAPRKFLRNMNRRRICSMQRGAAVIAHGMSGVELGRHLLLENLRMPAAPIRRLTVLGLLLGALPVLACAGQATAQRMPVATVTATVDGLSLADIAWLRRDSFGLDSATLASYRQLGRTRFLDEQLAGTDDTLPPQVAAQINALPVVNTPLPELLADFRDSQQRYKKMPAGPDKDTAKKALQQYRRALSQQAAQAELLHAVYGGDQLKEQLVWFWLNHFSVYADKGPVRVFAANYEEQAIRPHALGKFKDLVMATLQSPAMLVFLDNVHNVKGKTNENYARELMELHTLGVGSGYTQADVQQLMRVLTGAGLLPPELAMRPARFTRPGVVRDGLFVFNPARHDDGDKTFLGHTIKGSGYAEIGEAVDLIVRQPACAHFISQQLAEYFIDDHPSPALVDAMAQTFQDSDGDIAAVMRTMMLSKDASALNGRKFKDPMRFVVSAMRLAYDGRPIPNAEPLQKWLQQMGEPMYGRITPDGWPLDSASWTGSGQLSKRFDFARVIGSGRNRLFADAGSGPAAHDTPDLQDSALYRDAIEPRLSDATRDALAKAKSPAEWNTFLLSSPDFNYR; this comes from the coding sequence ATGGTAACCGGCGCAGCCCCACGCAAGTTTCTGCGCAACATGAATCGCCGGCGAATCTGCTCCATGCAGCGCGGCGCGGCGGTCATCGCACACGGCATGTCCGGCGTTGAACTTGGTCGACACCTTTTGCTGGAGAACCTACGCATGCCTGCCGCGCCGATACGCCGCCTCACCGTGCTCGGTCTGCTGCTCGGCGCCCTGCCGGTACTGGCCTGCGCGGGCCAGGCCACCGCCCAGCGCATGCCCGTCGCCACGGTGACCGCCACGGTGGACGGCCTCTCGCTCGCCGACATCGCCTGGCTGCGCCGCGACAGTTTCGGCCTGGACAGCGCCACCCTGGCCAGCTACCGCCAACTCGGCCGCACGCGCTTCCTCGACGAGCAACTGGCCGGCACGGACGACACGCTGCCGCCGCAGGTCGCCGCGCAGATCAACGCGCTGCCGGTGGTGAATACGCCGCTGCCCGAGCTGCTGGCGGATTTCCGCGACAGCCAGCAGCGCTACAAGAAGATGCCGGCCGGCCCCGACAAGGACACCGCGAAGAAGGCCCTGCAGCAGTATCGCCGTGCGCTCTCCCAGCAGGCCGCGCAAGCCGAGCTGCTGCATGCGGTGTACGGCGGCGACCAGCTCAAGGAACAGCTGGTGTGGTTCTGGCTCAACCATTTCAGCGTGTACGCGGACAAGGGGCCGGTGCGCGTGTTCGCCGCGAACTACGAGGAACAGGCGATCCGCCCGCATGCGCTGGGCAAGTTCAAGGACCTGGTGATGGCCACGCTGCAGAGCCCGGCCATGCTGGTGTTCCTCGACAACGTGCACAACGTCAAGGGCAAGACCAACGAGAACTACGCGCGCGAACTGATGGAGCTGCACACGCTGGGCGTGGGTTCGGGCTACACGCAGGCCGACGTGCAGCAGTTGATGCGCGTGCTCACCGGCGCCGGCCTGCTGCCGCCGGAACTGGCGATGCGCCCCGCCCGCTTCACGCGCCCCGGCGTGGTGAGGGATGGTCTGTTCGTGTTCAACCCGGCCCGGCACGACGACGGCGACAAGACCTTCCTCGGCCACACCATCAAGGGCAGCGGCTATGCCGAGATCGGCGAGGCGGTGGACCTGATCGTGCGGCAACCGGCCTGCGCCCACTTCATCTCGCAGCAGCTGGCCGAGTACTTCATCGACGACCATCCCTCGCCTGCGCTGGTGGATGCGATGGCGCAGACCTTCCAGGACAGCGACGGCGACATCGCCGCGGTGATGCGCACCATGATGCTCTCCAAGGACGCCTCCGCCCTGAATGGCCGCAAGTTCAAGGATCCGATGCGCTTCGTCGTCTCGGCCATGCGGCTGGCCTACGACGGCCGGCCCATTCCCAACGCGGAGCCGCTGCAGAAATGGCTGCAGCAGATGGGCGAACCGATGTACGGCCGGATCACGCCGGACGGCTGGCCGCTGGACTCGGCAAGCTGGACCGGTTCGGGCCAGCTGAGCAAACGCTTCGACTTCGCCCGCGTGATCGGCAGCGGCCGCAACCGCCTGTTCGCCGATGCCGGATCCGGCCCCGCCGCGCACGACACGCCCGACCTGCAGGACTCCGCGCTGTACCGCGACGCCATCGAGCCCCGGCTTTCCGATGCCACCCGCGACGCCCTCGCCAAGGCGAAGTCGCCCGCGGAGTGGAACACCTTCCTGCTGTCCTCGCCCGACTTCAATTACCGCTGA
- a CDS encoding class I SAM-dependent methyltransferase translates to MPKTYDRAYFDKWYRDPAHAVGSPAELRRKVAMVVAQAEYYLGRPIRNVLDVGCGEAVWRAPLRALRPGIGYRGLDASEYAVARYGRSRNIGRATFGQLEHLRFDERFDLIVCSDVLHYLKPAEIRAGLTGIADMLEGIAFLELFTSRDDVDGDRRGFVSRTPAWYLREFGKAGLLPCGSHCYLGSRLERRIAALERAQMPA, encoded by the coding sequence ATGCCCAAGACCTACGACCGCGCCTATTTCGACAAGTGGTACCGCGACCCGGCGCATGCGGTGGGGTCGCCGGCCGAGCTTCGGCGCAAGGTGGCGATGGTGGTGGCGCAGGCGGAGTACTACCTGGGCCGGCCGATCCGCAACGTACTCGACGTGGGGTGCGGCGAGGCCGTCTGGCGTGCGCCGCTGCGGGCGCTGCGGCCGGGCATCGGTTACCGCGGACTCGACGCCAGCGAATACGCGGTCGCGCGTTACGGGCGGAGCCGCAACATCGGCCGGGCCACGTTCGGCCAGCTTGAGCACCTGCGCTTCGACGAGCGCTTCGACCTGATCGTCTGCAGCGACGTGCTGCATTACCTCAAGCCCGCGGAAATCCGTGCCGGCCTCACCGGCATCGCCGATATGCTGGAAGGCATCGCCTTCCTCGAACTGTTCACCAGCCGCGACGACGTGGACGGCGACCGCCGCGGCTTCGTATCGCGCACGCCGGCCTGGTACCTGCGCGAATTCGGCAAGGCAGGGCTGCTGCCCTGCGGTTCGCATTGCTACCTGGGGTCGCGCCTGGAGCGGCGCATCGCGGCGTTGGAGCGGGCGCAGATGCCGGCGTGA
- a CDS encoding glycoside hydrolase family 68 protein, protein MTHDASRISPAARWSPADLAGIAAQQGADLPLLTEADARPILPALDLWDMWQLQHPDGRMAAIGGREYWFFLATPRLPDPEDRHDHARIRLLSRSPGGHDWRDHGNALPDGLNPGSREWSGSAVLETDGQTISLYYTAAGRREGGPRFEQRLFVTQGRFDAPATSGWTAPRELFRADGLHYRAANEDAPSDGMILGFRDPGFFRDPADGREYLLFTGSAAGAQARHDGVIGIARRDGAVWLPLPPLVDATGVNKELERPHLVAHAGRYYLFWCTHAARFAPGIVAPTGLYGMVAESLRGPWRPLNGTTLVAANPAGEPTQAYCWWVTAQRGVISFVDYPSAGTQGPADGAEARRAHFGGTVAPGFRLLLDGDRASIDLGAAAT, encoded by the coding sequence ATGACCCATGACGCTTCGCGCATTTCCCCCGCCGCACGCTGGTCTCCCGCCGACCTCGCCGGGATCGCCGCGCAACAAGGCGCCGACCTGCCGCTGCTGACCGAAGCGGACGCCCGGCCGATCCTGCCCGCACTGGATCTGTGGGACATGTGGCAGCTGCAGCATCCGGACGGCCGCATGGCGGCGATCGGCGGGCGCGAATACTGGTTTTTCCTCGCCACGCCGCGGCTGCCCGATCCCGAAGACCGGCACGACCACGCGCGCATACGCCTGCTCAGCCGAAGCCCCGGCGGCCACGACTGGCGGGATCACGGCAATGCATTGCCCGACGGCCTCAACCCGGGATCGCGCGAATGGTCGGGCAGCGCGGTACTGGAAACGGACGGCCAAACGATCAGCCTCTATTACACCGCAGCCGGACGGCGCGAAGGCGGCCCGCGCTTCGAGCAGCGGCTGTTCGTCACGCAGGGCCGCTTCGATGCGCCCGCGACGAGCGGCTGGACGGCGCCGCGCGAGCTGTTCCGCGCGGATGGCCTGCACTACCGCGCGGCGAACGAGGACGCGCCCAGCGACGGCATGATCCTGGGCTTCCGCGATCCGGGCTTCTTCCGCGATCCGGCGGACGGGCGCGAATACCTGTTGTTCACTGGCTCCGCCGCCGGTGCGCAGGCGCGGCACGACGGCGTGATCGGCATCGCGCGACGCGACGGCGCAGTCTGGTTGCCATTGCCGCCGCTGGTCGACGCCACCGGCGTCAACAAGGAGCTGGAACGGCCGCACCTCGTCGCCCACGCAGGCCGCTATTACCTTTTCTGGTGCACGCATGCCGCGCGCTTCGCTCCCGGCATCGTCGCGCCGACGGGCCTGTATGGCATGGTGGCGGAAAGCCTGCGCGGCCCATGGCGACCGCTCAACGGCACCACCCTGGTGGCGGCCAACCCCGCGGGCGAGCCGACGCAGGCTTACTGCTGGTGGGTGACGGCGCAGCGCGGGGTCATCAGCTTCGTCGATTACCCGAGCGCAGGCACGCAGGGGCCGGCCGATGGCGCCGAGGCGAGGCGCGCGCATTTCGGCGGCACGGTGGCGCCGGGTTTCAGGCTGTTGCTGGACGGAGACCGCGCAAGCATCGACCTCGGCGCAGCGGCCACCTGA
- a CDS encoding MFS transporter, producing the protein MPESFRPHLSLWRIVQMNVGFFGLQFSFGLQQSNMAPIYRYLGADESTLPLLWLAGPVTGLLVQPLIGALSDRTTSRLGRRTPYFLVGAVLCSLGLLAMPYSRTLWMAAALLWVLDAANNITMEPYRAYVGDRLDDRQRPLGFLTQSAFTGLAQTLSYATPSLLVWWGLNPDAVDANHIPVITRIAFLIGAALSLVSILWSVIRVPELPLTDAQLADMRAHAPSLRHTLLDLRAAMREMPRVMRQLAPAMFFQWFAMFGYWQYISFALARSLFHTADPDSSGFHAAALLTGQIGAAYNAIAFVAAFALVPLTRRWSARRTHAACMLAAGAAMLAIPHVTHEAGLFVAMLGVGVGWASLMGSPYVMLADAIPAARTGVYMGIFNLFIVVPMMVQSLIFPLIYRPWLGGDPRHVLILCGTLLLCAAAATMRVTEGSHAGSGRSGNAA; encoded by the coding sequence ATGCCAGAGAGCTTTCGCCCGCACCTGAGCCTTTGGCGCATCGTGCAAATGAACGTCGGCTTCTTTGGCCTGCAATTCAGCTTCGGCCTGCAGCAGTCGAACATGGCGCCGATCTACCGCTACCTCGGTGCGGACGAGTCCACCTTGCCGCTGCTGTGGCTGGCGGGGCCGGTGACCGGGCTCCTGGTGCAGCCGCTGATCGGCGCGCTGAGCGACCGCACCACCAGCCGGCTCGGGCGGCGCACGCCCTATTTCCTCGTCGGCGCGGTGTTGTGCAGCCTGGGCCTGCTGGCGATGCCGTACAGCCGAACGCTATGGATGGCGGCGGCGTTGCTGTGGGTGCTGGACGCGGCGAACAACATCACGATGGAGCCCTACCGCGCCTATGTCGGCGACCGGCTGGACGACAGGCAGCGCCCGCTCGGCTTCCTTACCCAGAGCGCCTTCACCGGCCTGGCGCAGACGCTGTCCTATGCCACCCCCTCGCTCCTGGTGTGGTGGGGTCTGAACCCGGACGCAGTGGACGCGAACCACATCCCGGTGATCACGCGCATCGCCTTCCTGATCGGCGCGGCGCTGTCCCTGGTCAGCATCCTGTGGTCGGTGATCCGCGTGCCCGAACTGCCGCTGACCGACGCACAACTCGCGGACATGCGTGCGCATGCGCCATCGCTGCGCCACACGCTGCTCGACCTGCGCGCGGCGATGCGGGAGATGCCGCGGGTGATGCGCCAGTTGGCGCCGGCGATGTTCTTCCAGTGGTTCGCGATGTTCGGCTACTGGCAATACATCAGTTTCGCGCTGGCCCGTTCGCTGTTCCACACCGCCGATCCGGATTCCAGCGGCTTCCACGCCGCCGCGCTGCTCACCGGGCAGATCGGCGCGGCTTACAACGCGATCGCCTTCGTCGCCGCCTTCGCGCTGGTGCCGCTCACCCGCCGCTGGAGCGCGCGGCGGACGCATGCGGCCTGCATGCTCGCCGCCGGCGCGGCGATGCTGGCCATCCCGCACGTGACGCACGAGGCGGGATTGTTCGTCGCCATGCTCGGCGTGGGCGTCGGCTGGGCGAGCCTGATGGGCAGCCCCTACGTGATGCTGGCGGATGCAATACCGGCGGCACGTACCGGCGTCTACATGGGCATCTTCAACCTGTTCATCGTGGTGCCGATGATGGTGCAGAGCCTGATCTTTCCGCTGATCTACCGGCCATGGCTGGGCGGCGATCCGCGTCACGTGCTGATCCTGTGCGGCACGCTGCTGCTGTGCGCGGCGGCGGCTACGATGCGCGTGACCGAAGGGTCGCACGCCGGCTCCGGCCGCTCCGGAAACGCCGCATGA
- a CDS encoding efflux transporter outer membrane subunit yields MKTHLTRPFRALPLLAGALLLAGCMVGPDYHRPDAPKDDRYTVQPFPASIGHAGDTQRFVAGMDVPAQWWTLFRSPQLDALIRQALKANPGLAAAQAALRQAQEAQAAGKGALFPQVAADYNVERQRVAGTLASPAASNAYDYTLHTAQLDVSWAPDLFGGNRRQLEALRAQTDVQRFQLEAVRLSLTSNVVVAAIQQAGLRAQVEATRKIIVAQQQTLDSFRRQLKLGQLAPADIAAQVAALAQAQAALPPLQKQLGQQDDAIAALLGRSPAEAAATDFDLADLHLPETLPLSLPAQLVAQRPDVRAAEAQLHAACAQVGVAVANRLPKLTLAASAGSAPTDIADLFKDGTMFWNLAADVSEPVFNAGTLRHQQRAAEAALDEAKAQYRGTVIAALQNVADTLYALKADADALQAAQAAEQAAARSLAINRSQFALGDVDRLAVLQAEQAWQQADIALVQAQVARYSDTAALFQALGGSWRQAHRDGAATAD; encoded by the coding sequence ATGAAGACACACCTCACCCGCCCATTCCGCGCGCTGCCGCTGCTGGCCGGCGCCCTCCTGCTCGCCGGCTGCATGGTCGGCCCCGACTACCACCGCCCCGACGCACCGAAGGACGACCGCTACACCGTGCAGCCGTTTCCTGCATCCATCGGCCATGCCGGCGACACGCAGCGCTTCGTCGCCGGCATGGACGTGCCAGCGCAGTGGTGGACGCTGTTCCGGTCGCCGCAACTCGATGCGCTGATCCGCCAGGCGCTCAAGGCCAACCCCGGGCTGGCCGCGGCGCAGGCCGCGTTGCGCCAGGCGCAGGAAGCGCAGGCCGCCGGCAAGGGCGCGCTGTTCCCGCAGGTCGCGGCCGACTACAACGTGGAGCGCCAGCGCGTGGCCGGCACCCTGGCCAGCCCCGCCGCGTCCAACGCCTACGACTACACGCTGCACACCGCGCAACTCGACGTCTCCTGGGCACCCGACCTGTTCGGCGGCAACCGCCGCCAGCTGGAAGCGCTGCGCGCGCAGACCGACGTGCAACGCTTCCAGCTCGAAGCCGTGCGGCTCAGCCTGACCTCCAACGTGGTCGTCGCCGCGATCCAGCAGGCCGGGTTGCGTGCGCAGGTCGAAGCCACGCGAAAGATCATCGTCGCGCAGCAGCAGACACTGGATTCGTTCCGACGCCAACTCAAGCTGGGCCAACTCGCGCCGGCGGACATCGCCGCGCAGGTCGCCGCGCTGGCGCAGGCGCAGGCCGCGCTGCCGCCGCTGCAGAAGCAGCTCGGCCAGCAGGACGACGCCATCGCCGCCCTGCTCGGCCGCTCGCCCGCCGAGGCCGCGGCGACCGACTTCGACCTCGCCGACCTGCACTTGCCCGAGACGCTGCCGCTCAGCCTGCCCGCGCAACTGGTGGCGCAACGGCCCGACGTGCGCGCCGCCGAGGCGCAACTGCACGCGGCCTGCGCCCAGGTGGGCGTGGCCGTGGCCAACCGCCTGCCGAAATTGACGCTAGCCGCGAGTGCCGGCAGCGCGCCCACCGACATCGCCGACCTGTTCAAGGACGGCACGATGTTCTGGAACCTTGCCGCCGACGTCAGCGAGCCGGTCTTCAACGCCGGCACGCTCAGGCACCAACAGCGCGCCGCCGAAGCCGCGCTGGACGAGGCCAAGGCGCAGTACCGCGGCACGGTGATCGCCGCCCTGCAGAACGTGGCCGACACGCTGTACGCGCTGAAGGCCGACGCCGATGCGCTGCAGGCGGCGCAGGCCGCCGAACAGGCCGCCGCACGCAGCCTGGCGATCAACCGCAGCCAGTTCGCGCTGGGCGACGTGGATCGTCTGGCCGTGCTGCAAGCCGAGCAGGCGTGGCAACAAGCCGACATCGCACTGGTGCAGGCGCAGGTCGCGCGTTACAGCGACACCGCGGCGCTGTTCCAGGCGCTGGGCGGCAGCTGGCGCCAGGCTCACCGCGACGGGGCGGCGACCGCCGACTGA
- a CDS encoding CusA/CzcA family heavy metal efflux RND transporter: MINRIIESCFRKRTLCFVVAILVALFGWYSWTQLSVEAYPELSAVTAQVTTQVPGLAAEEIEQQITTPLERALAGTPGLVHMRSSSTFGLSLITLVFKDGSEDYWERQRVMERIAQAQLPPGITPGLDPVSGPAGEIYRYTLESDTQNLMQLSELNDWVVIPALEAVPGVANVDNFGGYTKEFQLVLDPASLLRYGVSVNQVTQAIAANTSNAGGGRITRGEQSYIVRGIGMVHSLKDLGDIVVSPSNGTPVLVRDLGRLRYGHQVREGILGKDNNPDTVEGIVDLLKYQNPSAVLVDIHAKVQELNRQLAAKGVKIVPYLDRDDLVRATTDKVFHTVMEGVGLVCLVLILFLGSPRAALVTATVIPLSLLTVFILMHLTGMSVNLFSIGAIDFGVIVDGAIVVTEAILLRREAKPNEELASADVMAATAQVGKPIVFATLIIVTAYLPLFAFEHAEGKLFRPMAFTVGYALLAALLCTITLIPGLAWFALRKPRKPFHNKPLERMHAGFKSSLGKLLRHLRVAYIATGLALAAVIVLGATLGRAFLPTLDEGSLWLQVQMPSGLSLDEASTMAGDLRRVVRSFPEVSYVVTQLGRNDSGTDPWTPSHIEVAVGLKPYDNWPGREDKAAFVAKFQAKLARELPGMSIGVSQPISDGEDDMVSGAHSALVLYVYGDDFKQMRKLSEKIVDTLKTIPGTEAAIFQEPPIPQLVIQADRDAAARYGVNVSDISNLIQTAIGGAPITQVYVGDRIYNVTARVSDTVANNVEAIGRLPLTTAGGAQIPLSLVAHIAFQTGEGTIAHEGGKRELSITVDNPDLALSKLVAQAQALIAQQVHYDPQAYRLEWAGTFQEAQRAQARLVVVLGMVMALMAVLLFGEFGKLRQALLVLGVVPLATLGGLVALHLRGETLNIATAVGFIALFGVAVQNGIIMVANINRLRTQGIALAQAVVEGAAERFRPVLMTATVATMGMLPAALATGIGTDVQRGLATVVVGGLAIATLLTLYLLPALYFAMESRVERRYPPRAPSPVPAQGIVH, encoded by the coding sequence ATGATTAACCGCATCATCGAGTCCTGCTTCCGCAAGCGCACGCTGTGCTTCGTGGTCGCCATCCTGGTTGCGCTCTTCGGCTGGTATTCGTGGACGCAGCTTTCCGTCGAGGCCTACCCGGAACTGAGCGCGGTCACCGCGCAGGTCACCACGCAGGTGCCCGGCCTCGCCGCCGAGGAGATCGAACAGCAGATCACCACGCCGCTGGAACGTGCGCTGGCCGGCACGCCGGGGTTGGTGCACATGCGTTCCAGCAGCACCTTCGGCCTGTCGCTGATCACCCTGGTGTTCAAGGACGGCAGCGAGGATTACTGGGAGCGCCAGCGCGTGATGGAGCGCATTGCGCAAGCGCAGCTGCCGCCCGGCATCACCCCCGGCCTCGATCCCGTGTCCGGCCCCGCCGGCGAAATCTACCGCTACACGCTGGAGTCGGACACGCAGAACCTGATGCAGCTGTCCGAACTCAACGACTGGGTGGTGATCCCGGCGCTGGAAGCCGTGCCCGGCGTGGCCAACGTGGACAACTTCGGCGGCTACACCAAGGAATTCCAGTTGGTGCTGGACCCGGCCAGCCTGCTGCGCTACGGCGTGAGCGTGAACCAGGTGACCCAGGCCATCGCCGCCAACACGTCCAACGCGGGCGGCGGCCGCATCACGCGCGGCGAACAGAGCTACATCGTGCGCGGCATCGGCATGGTGCACTCGCTCAAGGATCTGGGCGACATCGTGGTGAGCCCGTCGAACGGCACGCCGGTGCTGGTACGCGACCTCGGCCGGCTGCGTTACGGCCACCAGGTGCGCGAAGGCATCCTCGGCAAGGACAACAACCCGGACACCGTCGAGGGCATCGTCGACCTCCTGAAGTACCAGAACCCGTCCGCAGTGCTGGTGGACATCCACGCCAAGGTGCAGGAACTCAACCGGCAGCTCGCGGCCAAGGGCGTCAAGATCGTGCCCTACCTCGACCGCGACGACCTGGTGCGCGCCACCACCGACAAGGTGTTCCACACCGTGATGGAAGGCGTGGGCCTGGTCTGCCTCGTGCTGATCCTGTTCCTCGGCAGCCCGCGCGCGGCGCTGGTGACGGCCACGGTGATCCCGCTGTCGCTGCTGACGGTGTTCATCCTGATGCACCTCACGGGCATGAGCGTGAACCTGTTCTCCATCGGCGCGATCGACTTCGGCGTGATCGTGGATGGCGCCATCGTGGTGACCGAAGCGATCCTGCTGCGCCGCGAGGCCAAGCCCAACGAGGAGCTGGCCAGCGCCGACGTGATGGCCGCCACCGCGCAGGTGGGCAAGCCCATCGTCTTCGCCACGCTGATCATCGTCACCGCCTACCTGCCGCTGTTCGCCTTCGAGCATGCCGAGGGCAAGCTGTTCCGGCCGATGGCGTTCACCGTGGGCTACGCGTTGCTGGCCGCGTTGCTGTGCACGATCACGCTGATCCCCGGATTGGCGTGGTTCGCCCTGCGCAAGCCGCGCAAGCCGTTCCACAACAAACCGCTGGAGCGGATGCATGCGGGCTTCAAGTCCAGCCTCGGCAAGCTGCTGCGGCATCTGCGTGTCGCGTACATCGCCACCGGCCTCGCCCTGGCGGCGGTGATCGTGCTCGGCGCCACGCTGGGGCGCGCCTTCCTGCCCACGCTGGACGAGGGCTCGCTGTGGCTGCAGGTGCAGATGCCCAGCGGCCTGTCGCTGGACGAGGCAAGCACGATGGCCGGCGACCTGCGCCGCGTGGTGCGCTCCTTCCCCGAGGTGTCCTACGTGGTCACGCAGTTGGGCCGCAACGACAGCGGCACCGATCCGTGGACGCCTTCCCACATCGAGGTGGCGGTAGGCCTGAAACCCTACGACAACTGGCCCGGCCGCGAGGACAAGGCCGCTTTCGTGGCGAAGTTCCAGGCGAAGCTGGCGCGCGAGTTGCCCGGCATGAGCATCGGCGTCAGCCAGCCGATCAGCGACGGCGAGGACGACATGGTCAGCGGCGCGCACAGCGCGCTGGTGCTGTACGTCTACGGCGACGACTTCAAGCAGATGCGCAAGCTCAGCGAGAAGATCGTGGACACGCTGAAGACCATCCCCGGCACCGAGGCAGCGATCTTCCAGGAGCCGCCGATCCCGCAGCTCGTCATCCAGGCCGACCGCGACGCCGCGGCGCGCTACGGCGTCAACGTGTCCGACATCAGCAACCTGATCCAGACCGCCATCGGCGGCGCACCGATCACCCAAGTGTATGTGGGCGACCGCATCTACAACGTCACCGCGCGCGTGTCCGACACCGTGGCAAACAATGTGGAAGCCATCGGCCGGCTGCCGCTCACCACGGCCGGCGGTGCGCAGATCCCGCTGTCGCTGGTGGCGCACATCGCCTTCCAGACCGGCGAGGGCACCATCGCCCACGAAGGCGGCAAGCGCGAGCTGTCGATCACCGTGGACAACCCCGACCTCGCGCTGTCGAAGCTGGTGGCGCAGGCGCAGGCGCTGATCGCGCAGCAGGTGCACTACGACCCGCAGGCCTACCGGCTCGAATGGGCCGGCACCTTCCAGGAGGCCCAGCGCGCGCAGGCGCGGCTGGTCGTGGTGCTCGGCATGGTGATGGCGCTGATGGCGGTGCTGCTGTTCGGCGAGTTCGGCAAGCTGCGCCAGGCGCTGCTGGTACTGGGCGTGGTGCCGCTGGCGACGCTGGGCGGCCTGGTCGCGCTGCACCTGCGCGGCGAGACGCTGAACATCGCCACCGCGGTGGGCTTCATCGCCCTGTTCGGCGTGGCGGTGCAGAACGGCATCATCATGGTCGCCAACATCAACCGGCTGCGCACCCAGGGCATCGCGTTGGCGCAGGCGGTGGTGGAAGGCGCCGCCGAGCGCTTCCGCCCGGTGCTGATGACCGCCACCGTGGCCACCATGGGCATGCTGCCCGCCGCGCTCGCCACCGGCATCGGCACCGACGTGCAGCGCGGCCTCGCCACCGTGGTGGTGGGCGGCCTCGCCATCGCCACCCTGCTCACCCTGTACCTGCTGCCCGCGCTGTACTTCGCGATGGAGAGCCGGGTCGAACGCCGGTATCCGCCGCGTGCGCCCAGCCCGGTTCCCGCCCAAGGCATCGTCCACTGA
- a CDS encoding efflux RND transporter periplasmic adaptor subunit: MSNTLFRRRAAACAFALTLAGLLGGCSRSEPAQEAAPAFVVRGQQIDVPAGSPLRQRLKIAPVELRQAPHELAFPAVVEADPAHVANVLPALAGRVVSLDVDIGDRVRRGQLLAVIDSGDLAQAYADEDKARDALNLANKTLARARGVQQAGGAAVKDLEAAQSGYVQAEAEYRRAQARLAALGGTADAKGGSRPMQVRAPIAGTITALTIAPGIFVNDSTASMMTIVDIDKLWITAEVPENALGLVARGQAATASVPAWPGRVFHGNVASVGAVLDPASRRDLVRIAVDNADHALKPGMYARAGIAVAQPAQVFVPESALLMNNDSTTVFVEVAPWTFERRTVELSYDENAGARVLKGLKAGDRVVVAGGVLLND; this comes from the coding sequence ATGTCCAACACGCTTTTCCGCCGGCGCGCCGCTGCCTGCGCGTTCGCACTCACCCTCGCCGGCCTGCTCGGCGGATGCTCGCGCAGTGAACCCGCGCAGGAAGCGGCGCCCGCTTTCGTCGTGCGCGGCCAGCAGATCGACGTACCTGCCGGCTCGCCGCTGCGCCAACGCCTGAAGATCGCTCCGGTCGAGCTGCGCCAGGCGCCGCACGAGCTGGCCTTCCCCGCCGTCGTCGAAGCCGACCCCGCGCACGTGGCCAACGTGCTGCCGGCACTCGCCGGCCGCGTGGTGTCGCTGGATGTGGATATCGGCGACCGCGTGCGGCGCGGCCAGTTGCTGGCGGTGATCGACTCCGGCGACCTCGCGCAGGCCTACGCCGACGAGGACAAGGCGCGCGATGCGCTGAACCTCGCGAACAAGACGCTGGCGCGCGCGCGCGGCGTGCAGCAGGCCGGCGGCGCGGCGGTGAAGGACCTGGAAGCGGCGCAGAGCGGTTATGTGCAGGCCGAGGCGGAATACCGCCGCGCTCAGGCACGGCTGGCCGCGCTGGGCGGCACTGCCGATGCCAAGGGCGGGTCGCGCCCGATGCAGGTGCGCGCGCCCATCGCCGGCACGATCACCGCGCTGACCATCGCGCCGGGCATCTTCGTCAACGACTCCACCGCTTCGATGATGACCATCGTCGACATCGACAAGCTGTGGATCACGGCCGAAGTGCCGGAGAACGCGTTGGGCCTGGTGGCGCGCGGCCAGGCCGCCACGGCCAGCGTGCCGGCATGGCCGGGCCGCGTGTTCCACGGCAACGTCGCCTCGGTGGGCGCCGTGCTCGATCCAGCCAGCCGCCGCGACCTGGTGCGCATCGCCGTCGACAATGCCGACCACGCACTGAAGCCCGGCATGTACGCCCGCGCCGGCATCGCCGTGGCACAGCCGGCGCAGGTGTTCGTGCCGGAGTCCGCGCTGCTGATGAACAACGACAGCACCACGGTATTCGTGGAAGTGGCGCCGTGGACGTTCGAACGCCGCACGGTGGAGCTGAGCTACGACGAGAACGCCGGCGCCCGCGTGCTGAAGGGCCTCAAGGCCGGCGATCGCGTGGTGGTCGCGGGCGGAGTGCTGCTCAATGATTAA